The Miscanthus floridulus cultivar M001 chromosome 7, ASM1932011v1, whole genome shotgun sequence genome includes a region encoding these proteins:
- the LOC136462922 gene encoding protein MAIN-LIKE 1-like has product MTFSMDLNAPPLPDDDEHQPYDEQVEVEFAQVEPVESAVAIMRREREERRKRLKREQQDDGSRLHSQQIRNDYVPQPKRHSCIKEAPQGWLDCPAFGEPIDQIIPSKVPLDETFNESVPPGKRYSSKQLVDKQRKAGREPRRHEEERPGGWLAHRHGLRQPPGVSPHWSGAGSEERRRSRQPQQQAGRQAARMEPFYLLEPYYEGNHRGRLTVEGEELYPLRPRTHDKFEDMRYDDRYTPLLERAGLDVVSFQVRRGLPAFNPAAISALVDRWRPETHSFHLPCGEMTVTLQDTQKFLGVRISGRPVIGHCTTAGWRGRVEVFLGRELPPETPGTRSSGVLISWLRQNFGQCPDHAAEQTVTYYCRAWIMHLFGCVLFPDGTGDTASWMYLPCLTDWHTVGGYSWGSAVLGYLYRQLCEACRRSSPNSSLGGCVYLLQLWMWSRLPVGRPKVLDPRPWFEVHGLRRRPTYAYLWDQVKGPFARSKRAYIEFANELDALTPGLVSWEPYDDEQYEHIGFSIMCKMDEDLYLMRCPLICFYAVEFHLPHRVARQFGLRQEWPVEPFSTSIDLHKIDRRKQKKETDFETLHHDYIDHWENFHENLYENEQPHTNENFRAYLSWYRRATRTKLKVQWTQTDYADIESSDDEQTSYDLATRAGTQVEPAPILDRVGNALSQSVIEIERFSRTGVDDHTLNNFLGRLARRLRRAAARCGCGTSAAMDVHGPHARQWDTPVALGTSSHGGTSAATVDTFQGHGDEDDEEAEERGYDELAESQL; this is encoded by the exons ATGACCTTCTCTATGGATTTGAACGCACCGCCGTTGCCCGACGATGATGAGCATCAGCCTTATGATGAACAGGTTGAGGTTGAGTTTGCTCAGGTGGAACCTGTTGAGTCTGCTGTCGCAATAATGCGCCGG GAGCGTGAAGAGAGACGCAAGAGACTAAAGAGAGAGCAGCAGGATGACGGTTCAAGGCTACATTCCCAGCAGATCAGGAATGATTATGTTCCTCAACCCAAAAGACATAGTTGCATTAAAGAGGCACCTCAGG GCTGGTTGGACTGTCCTGCATTTGGGGAGCCAATAGATCAAATCATACCATCCAAAGTTCCTCTTGATGAAACATTCAATGAGTCGGTTCCTCCTGGGAAGCGATACTCCTCGAAGCAACTAGTTGACAAACAAAGAAAAGCTGGCCGCGAA CCACGAAGGCACGAGGAGGAGCGACCTGGCGGTTGGCTGGCTCACCGGCACGGCTTGCGGCAGCCACCTGGCGTATCGCCGCACTGGAGTGGAGCAGGATCTGAGGAGCGGCGGCGAAGTAGACAACCCCAGCAGCAAGCCGGCAGGCAAGCAGCGAG gatggagccgtTCTACCTGCTGGAGCCGTACTACGAGGGGAACCACCGAGGACGACTCACCGTGGAGGGGGAG GAACTGTACCCTCTTCGTCCTCGAACCCACGATAAGTTCGAGGACATGcggtacgacgacaggtacactcctcTCCTTGAGAGGGCTGGACTTGACGTTGTATCGTTCCAGGTTCGCCGTGGGTTGCCTGCCTTCAACCCCGCTGCGATCTCAGCTCTAGTCGACAG ATGgaggccggagactcacagctttcaCCTACCTTGCGGTGAGATGACCGTTACTCTTCAGGACACGCAGAAGTTCCTAGGTGTCCGTATAAGTGGCCGCCCAGTTATCGGCCATTGCACTACTGCTGGATGGAGAGGTAGAGTGGAGGTCTTCCTTGGAAGAGAGCTTCCTCCAGAGACACCGGGTACCCGCTCCTCTGGAGTACTCATTAGTTGGCTGAGGCAGAACTTTGGTCAGTGTCCTGATCATGCAGCCGAGCAGACAGTTACCTACTACTGCAGGGCATGGATCATGCACCTTTTTGGTTGTGTTCTATTCCCCGACGGGACGGGAGACACCGCGTCATGGATGTACCTGCCCTGTCTTACTGACTGGCACACGGTGGGGGGCTACAGCTGGGGTTCTGCAGTGCTGGGGTACTTGTACCGGCAGCTTTGCGAGGCGTGCCGCCGGAGTTCGCCGAACTCTTCATTAGGAGGATGTGTTTACCTGCTTCAGCTTTGGATGTGGTCTCGTCTACCGGTTGGTCGGCCCAAAGTTCTTGATCCTCGTCCCTGGTTCGAGGTGCATGGCCTTAGACGTCGGCCGACGTATgcctacctttgggaccaggttaagGGTCCTTTCGCCCGGAGTAAACGCGCCTATATCGAGTTCGCGAACGAGCTCGACGCACTCACGCCAGGGCTG GTTAGTTGGGAGCCGTACGACGACGAACAGTACGAGCACATTGGGTTCAGCATCATGTGCAAGATGGACGAAGACCTGTACCTGATGCGGTGCCCGTTGATCTGTTTCTACGCGGTTGAGTTCCACCTGCCACAccgggttgcacgccaatttgggtTGAGGCAGGAGTGGCCCGTGGAGCCGTTCTCGACGTCAATAGACTTGCACAA GATCGATCGTCGTAAACAAAAGAAGGAGACGGACTTTGAGACTTTGCACCATGACTACATCGACCACTGGGAAAACTTTCATGAGAACTTGTATGAGAATGAGCAGCCCCACACGAACGAGAACTTCAGAGCGTACCTATCTTGGTACAGACGGGCAACAAGGACCAAGCTTAAGGTGCAATGGACCCAAACAGACTATGCCGACattgagtcctccgacgatgaacaAACGTCTTACGACCTTGCGACGAGGGCCGGGACACAGGTGGAGCCTGCACCGATCCTAGACCGAGTG ggCAATGCGCTGAGTCAATCTGTGATCGAGATCGAACGGTTTTCAAGGACAGGCGTGGACGACCACACACTAAACAACTTTCTTGGA AGGCTAGCACGTAGGCTGCGGCGTGCTGCAGCTCGTTGTGGTTGTGGTACTAGCGCTGCGATGGACGTACACGGGCCACATGCACGACAATGGGACACACCTGTAGCCCTTGGTACTTCTTCTCACGGAGGTACTAGTGCTGCGACTGTGGACACTTTCCAAGGCCAcggagacgaggacgacgaggaggctgAGGAGCGTGGTTATGATGAGCTTGCCGAGTCTCAGCTCTAG